DNA sequence from the Verrucomicrobiia bacterium genome:
CCCGCGCCCAACCCATGAAAGACTCGACGCTGGGCGTCTGCGCGACATCCAACTGATGGAAATGCGCCTCCGCCCCTCCTGCCTGGCGCGCCTGGGTCGCCACCTGTTCGAGACGTTCGAGGCGCCGCGCTCCGAGCAACAATCGCGCCCCTTTGGCGCCGAACGCCCGCGCCGCAGCCGCGCCGAATCCGCTGGAAGCGCCCGTGATTAAAACCCACTTCCCTTTCAGGTCCGTTTTCATTAGTGATGAATAGCACAGCCTGAGAACCATGGCCAATGACAAGGTCGGTTCCAAACCTTTACAGGGACGAAGTAAGGAGTCTCTTCACCCGGAAGTTGTGCGAAACAAAGAATCTAAGCTGCCATTTCCCCTCGGCGCCCATCTGCATTATCTGCGGTCCAAATCCCCTTTCCTTTGCGTTCTGTGTGTTCTTTTGCGGCTCATAATCGTCCCGGCAATTTTCTCCACCAGCACTGGGTTCACAAGAAGTCCCAGCCTTGCCAGGTTTTGCAGGCTGTGATCGAGGCCTTCACGCAGTCGCTTTTCCATTTGTTCGGGCGCCGTTACGGGCGCCCCCTGGTCCGGTAAAGGGACCTTGCCGGATTGGACCAGGTCTGCCAGTTGGCGCGCAATCTGTTCGCGGTCGCGGGTGCCATCAAGCAACTTGAGCAACTCCTGCCCCAGGCGGTCTTCGATCTTGAGGGTCAGATGCCGCAACGAAACCACCACCGGGCCCTGCTGAATCTGGAGCCGGGCCAAAGGGCTGGCGACGGGGCGCGCGGAGGGTTTGGTAACAAACACAGAAGGATGGGCGTGCAAATCGACGAACCCAACCATGTAGCAGCGCAGGAGAAATTCCCCCAAATCCTGCGCATCCATTTGTATCGAAACCGCCGGCCCGCCGTCCTCGCGTCCCGCGCGTGAACGGGCCTGCTCAAGCAACTCCTGAAAATGCACGCGCCGGGGCCAAACCTCGCCCAGGAGGCCCAGGGCGCACTTGAGGGCCGGATGGCTGGTGGCGATGACGGCTTTGCCGCGTTGGAAATCCTCAATTGCCGGCCCGGTAAGGCCCGCCTTTGGCTTTGCCGGGCGGCTGTCTGCCGCAATCCATAACGCCTGCGCCCGCTCCGGCTTCAAGTCCCGCTCGAGAGCGCGTTCTTCGTGGCAGAGCAAGGTTTGGCGAAACGAGCGACCTTCGATGAAATCAAGATACTGTTCCCGCGCCACCAGGTTGCATTGCTCGAGGTTGCGCAGGACGCCCTGGGCTTCGTCTGTCAGCCCTGCAACCTGCATGTCCGTCAAATCCGCTTCAGCCAGGAACTGCAGTTTGTGGCGCGCGGCTGCTTCGGCGAATTCGTAAAAATAGAATGGCTGGTTGGCGGCGCTCAAGTCGTCATGAAAGAATCCAGCATCCACATAACGCTGGATACGGTCGAATTGCTGGCGCAGAACCTGTTGCCAAAGACTCTCCTTGGCTTTGGCCGTCGCAAGGAATTTAATCAAAATGCGCGCCTGTCGAACCTGCTCCTGTGGTTCAGGGAACTGCCGCACATGAAAGCGGATCATGCTTCGGACAAGGTCCCGCAGGTGATTGCCCGGATAGGAATTGTAGCTGATGTAAGCGATGCCCTGCTCAGCCAGGTGCCCCCGGCATATTGCCAGTATCTTCTCGCGCGCCTCGGGAGGCACCCACGAGTAGAGCCCGTGGGCGATAATGAAATCGAACTGACCCAGGTCCGCCGGGGTTTCCAACAGGTCCATTTGCTCGAGGCGCACATTGGCCAGATTCAGCGCCGCAACGACCTTTTTGCCCTTGCGGATGGGCGCGCTCGCCAAATCCAATCCGCAGAACTGGCTCTGCGGCAGCGTAAGGGCCATCGCGGTGATATTCGTTCCATCGCCGCATCCCAATTCGAGCACCCGCGCGCTCTCCACCCGCGCCGGTGTCAGGCCGAATAAATGGCCGATGGTGGCGAGTCGGTCCGGATGCGTCTGAGGATAAACCGCGCTCGGGTAGGGAACATTATCGTATGCGGTAGGCATGGAATCGGAAGGTGTTAGGCTCAGCAGCGCCGCAATAAGCAAAGCCGTTCTTGTGCCAAACCCGGATCATATTCTGAGCGCGTTTATGCTCTCAATGCGGCTATGGCCCCGTCAAGCGCCGCCTCCGCTTTTCTTTGAGAACTGGGCAGCAAAGAGCAGCCGCATTTTCCAGGGGCGCTCCGCCTGGCTGATGCCCATTGGCAACCCTTTTCACCACAGAGGCACAGGCACAGAGAAGACTGCGAAGCCGCTTTGGTTCGTTTGGTCTTCTCAGTGCCTGATCAATGCCTTCAAGCGGCAATCACGGTTACTAACACCTACTCACGCCAACTATCGCTTCATTCATTTTGCCTCGAACTGTTCCGAAATCCCTCCCGTTGCGCCCACATGACCGGGCTTCATGGTTCTCCCTGGCTTGGCTCTGCGGGGGCATTGGCCTGGGCCAGGGCCCTTGCGCGCGCGGCTTCCATTTCGGCTTTGACTTGAACAATCCTGGCGCGGATGAGTTCGCGATTCTCCTCC
Encoded proteins:
- a CDS encoding class I SAM-dependent methyltransferase, yielding MPTAYDNVPYPSAVYPQTHPDRLATIGHLFGLTPARVESARVLELGCGDGTNITAMALTLPQSQFCGLDLASAPIRKGKKVVAALNLANVRLEQMDLLETPADLGQFDFIIAHGLYSWVPPEAREKILAICRGHLAEQGIAYISYNSYPGNHLRDLVRSMIRFHVRQFPEPQEQVRQARILIKFLATAKAKESLWQQVLRQQFDRIQRYVDAGFFHDDLSAANQPFYFYEFAEAAARHKLQFLAEADLTDMQVAGLTDEAQGVLRNLEQCNLVAREQYLDFIEGRSFRQTLLCHEERALERDLKPERAQALWIAADSRPAKPKAGLTGPAIEDFQRGKAVIATSHPALKCALGLLGEVWPRRVHFQELLEQARSRAGREDGGPAVSIQMDAQDLGEFLLRCYMVGFVDLHAHPSVFVTKPSARPVASPLARLQIQQGPVVVSLRHLTLKIEDRLGQELLKLLDGTRDREQIARQLADLVQSGKVPLPDQGAPVTAPEQMEKRLREGLDHSLQNLARLGLLVNPVLVEKIAGTIMSRKRTHRTQRKGDLDRR